GCCCAGCTCGATCACGTCGGCGCCGGCGGCCGGCAGGCCCTTGAGGATCGCCAGCGAGGTGTCGTAGTCCGGGTCGCCGGCGGTGATGAAGGTCACCAGCGCGGCGCGGTTTTCCTGCTTGAGGGCGGCAAAACGGGTTTGCAGGCGGCTCATCAGTGTTTCTCCTGCGTCGATTGTTCCATGTGGTGCATGACGGTCTGCATGTCCTTGTCGCCGCGGCCGGACAGGTTGATCACCATCAGGTGATCCTTCGGCAACTTGGGCGCGCGCTTGAAGGCTTCGGCCAGGGCGTGGGAGCTTTCCAGGGCCGGGATGATCCCTTCCAGGCGGCAGCACTGGTGGAAGGCGGCCAGGGCTTCGTCGTCGGTCACCGAGGTGTACTGGACGCGGCCGATGTCATGCAGCCAGGCATGTTCGGGGCCGATGCCCGGGTAGTCGAGGCCGGCGGAGATCGAGTGGGCATCGATGATCTGGCCGTCGTCGTCCTGCAGCAGGAAGGTGCGGTTGCCGTGCAGCACGCCCGGTACGCCGCCGTTGAGGCTGGCCGCGTGCTTGCCGGTCTCGATGCCGTAGCCGGCGGCTTCGACGCCGACGATCTCGACGCTCTTGTCGTCGAGGAACGGGTGGAACAGGCCCATGGCGTTGGAGCCGCCGCCGATGCACGCCACCAGACTGTCCGGCAGGCGGCCTTCCTGGGCTTGCAGCTGGTCGCGGGTTTCCTTGCCGATGACGGCCTGGAAGTCACGCACCATCGCCGGGTACGGGTGCGGCCCGGCCACGGTGCCGATCAGGTAGAAGGTGTTGTCGACATTGGTCACCCAGTCGCGCAGCGCTTCGTTCATCGCGTCCTTCAGGGTGCCGGTGCCGGCGACCACCGGGATCACCTCGGCGCCCAACAGCTTCATGCGGAACACGTTGGCCTGCTGGCGCTCGATGTCGGTGGTGCCCATGTAGATCACGCAGTCCAGACCGAAGCGCGCAGCCACGGTGGCGGTGGCCACGCCGTGCATGCCGGCGCCGGTCTCGGCGATGATGCGTTTCTTGCCCATGCGCCGCGCCAGCAGGATCTGGCCGATGCAGTTGTTGATCTTGTGCGCGCCGGTGTGGTTCAGCTCTTCGCGCTTGAGGTAGATCTTGGCGCCGCCGCAGAACTCGGTCAGGCGTTCAGCGAAGTACAGCGGGCTCGGACGTCCGACGTAGTCGCGCTGGAAGTAGGCCAGTTCCTCTTTGAAGGCCGGATCTTCCTTCGCCGCTTCGTATTCGCGGGCCAGGTCGAGGATCAGCGGCATCAGGGTCTCGGCGACGTAACGGCCGCCGAACGCGCCGAACAGGCCGTTGTCGTCCGGGCCGCTGCGCAGGTTGGAGGTGTTCGAAGTCTGGGTCATGGATGACTCCCGGTGAATTCGCCTAAGGGACAATGGCGTTCACTCTACCCCTGACGATCCGGGCTGAAAACCGATAAGATCGCCGCAACCTGTCAGGAAAACTCACAGATAAAATGAGCCATGACCTCCCCCCGCTGAACGCCCTGCGCGCCTTCGAGGCCACTGCCCGGCTGAACAGCGTCAGCCAGGCCGCCGAGCAGCTGCACGTCACTCACGGCGCCGTCAGCCGCCAGCTCAAGGTGTTGGAAGAGCACTTGGGCGTGAGCCTGTTCGTCAAGGAAGGGCGCGGCCTGAAACTCACAGATGCCGGCGTCCGGCTGCGGGACGCCAGCGGCGAAGCCTTCGAGCGGCTGCGCAACGTGTGCGCCGAACTCAGCCAGAGCACCGCCGACGCACCGTTCGTGCTCGGCTGCTCCGGCAGCCTGCTGGCACGTTGGTTCATTCCGCGGCTGGGACGGCTGAACGCGGATCTTCCGGACTTGCGCCTGCACCTGTCGGCCGGCGAAGGCGACCTCGACCCCCGGCGCCCCGGCCTCGACGCCCTGCTGCTGTTCGCCGAGCCGCCGTGGCCGGCGGACATGCAGGTCTACGAGCTGGCCGCCGAGCGCATCGGCCCGGTCATGAGCCCGCTGTTCAGCGGCGCCGCCAGGCTGCAAGGCGCACCGGCCGAGGCCCTGCTGGGCGAGCCGTTGCTGCACACCACCTCACGTCCGCAGGCCTGGCCGGCCTGGGCACGGCAAAGCCGCCTCGACGCCAAGGCGCTGAAGCTGGGGCAAGGTTTCGAGCATCTGTATTACTTGCTGGAGGCGGCGGTCGCCGGCCTCGGCGTCGCCATCGCACCGGAACCGCTGGTGGCGGAAGACTTGAGGGCCGGGCGCCTGATCGC
This Pseudomonas ekonensis DNA region includes the following protein-coding sequences:
- the trpB gene encoding tryptophan synthase subunit beta, producing MTQTSNTSNLRSGPDDNGLFGAFGGRYVAETLMPLILDLAREYEAAKEDPAFKEELAYFQRDYVGRPSPLYFAERLTEFCGGAKIYLKREELNHTGAHKINNCIGQILLARRMGKKRIIAETGAGMHGVATATVAARFGLDCVIYMGTTDIERQQANVFRMKLLGAEVIPVVAGTGTLKDAMNEALRDWVTNVDNTFYLIGTVAGPHPYPAMVRDFQAVIGKETRDQLQAQEGRLPDSLVACIGGGSNAMGLFHPFLDDKSVEIVGVEAAGYGIETGKHAASLNGGVPGVLHGNRTFLLQDDDGQIIDAHSISAGLDYPGIGPEHAWLHDIGRVQYTSVTDDEALAAFHQCCRLEGIIPALESSHALAEAFKRAPKLPKDHLMVINLSGRGDKDMQTVMHHMEQSTQEKH
- a CDS encoding LysR family transcriptional regulator: MSHDLPPLNALRAFEATARLNSVSQAAEQLHVTHGAVSRQLKVLEEHLGVSLFVKEGRGLKLTDAGVRLRDASGEAFERLRNVCAELSQSTADAPFVLGCSGSLLARWFIPRLGRLNADLPDLRLHLSAGEGDLDPRRPGLDALLLFAEPPWPADMQVYELAAERIGPVMSPLFSGAARLQGAPAEALLGEPLLHTTSRPQAWPAWARQSRLDAKALKLGQGFEHLYYLLEAAVAGLGVAIAPEPLVAEDLRAGRLIAPWGFCETPARLALWLPKRAADGRARQLAQWLKNELRQPDHSPRLNSR